The nucleotide sequence TGTAAATGTGAAGGCGGGTATAACCTTTGCCGTAGGATTGAGGAGTATATTAAGGCAGGACCCCGACGTGATTATGATAGGTGAGATCAGAGATGAAGAGACTGCTGCCATAGCCATAAGAGCAGCCATTACCGGACACCTGGTATTATCAACCCTTCATACCAACGATGCCATAGGAGCTGTAAACAGATTGGTGGAAATGGGAGTTGAAAGATATCTTCTGGCAGATGCTCTCATTGCAGTTATTGCACAAAGACTGGTAAGAAGAATATGCAGCCATTGTAAGGAGAGCTATAGGCCCGATCAGATTGAAATGAGTATGTTTGCAGACCAGAAAGTCACAACACTGTACAAGGGGAGAGGTTGTCAGGCATGCAACCATAGCGGCTATTTTAGCAGGACGGTACTGTCGGAAATACTGATAATAGAAGAGGATGTCCGCAGGCAGATATTAAAGGGAGAGGCCTGCAGTAAGAGCAAGGGGACTATCAGTGGAACCAATCTAACAGCACAATGCAAGGCCTTGGTTTTAAAAGGTCTAACCACCACAGAAGAGTTGATCAGAGTGTCAAATGGAAAAATCTTTAGTTAGGTGAATTATATGAAAACTTATCGGTACAAGGCTATAGGCTATGATGGAAAGATCTCAAAAGGAGAATATCAGTGCAGTGATTCTAAGGAACTGATAGCCTACCTTTACTCAAAAAAACAACACTTGCTGGATGTTCAGACCAGCCTAAATATCAAGGGGTTTAGACTTCAGCAGAAAATAAAGCTAAAGAACCTATCTTTCTTTTGCAAGCAGATAGGCACTATGTTGGAGATTGGTATTCCAATATTGGAAGCCATTAAAATGTGCTGTTTTCAATTAAAGAATGGACAGATATACGACAATTGTGTTTATATACTTGGGGACCTGAGAAGGGGAGCCTCCTTATATGAGGCCATGAAAAATGCACCAAATGGTTTTCCTGAATTTATGCTGCATATGGTCAACATTGGCGAGGAGTCAGGAAGCTTGGCAGAAATATTCAACAACCTATCCATATACTACTATAAGGAAAATAAGCTTAAAGGCAAGGTTGCAGCTACTGCGGCATATCCAGTTTGTGTCCTTACTTTTACCATAATAGTAGCAATGATCTTACTAATAACCATAGTGCCCTCTATGGTAAATATGATAACTTCCATGGGAGGAGAGATACCCTTAATCACATATATTGTTATGGCACTCAGCCATTTTCTAAAGGTAAACCTACCTTATGTTTTATTGGTCACCGGGCTGCTGGCAGTGTTGTTGACCTATTTAATAAAAAATAAGAGGATTAAAATTTCTTCAATAGTGAAAAAGATACCGGTATACAACAAGGTATATTTCAAACGGAGTAACTATGAATTTCTTTATGGAGTTTATCTTTTACACAGCGGAGGAAGCACTATTGTAAAGGCCTTAGAAGGGTCAGCAGCGGTGTTAAAGGATGATAACCTGAGATTACAGATAAGCAAGTCTGTATCCCAGATTAGGGAAGGGGAAAGTATACTGGAGGCACTTTTAAGTGTAGAAGTGATAGACTACACCAGTCTTTCTGTTATAAAACTTGGTGAAGAGACAGGGAAATTATGTGAAATGCTGGGCAGGCTTTTGGGAATTTTGGAGGATGAATTGAACTCTCAAATAGAAAAGGCCTTAGAGCTCATCCAACCTTTAGCTATTATCCTTGTGGGTTTCATAGTAGGGATTATTGTCATTTCCATAGCATTACCCATGTTTAGTATGTACAATATCTGATTGCTGGAGTGAGAGATTTGAAAAAAGGCTTTACCCTTGTTGAAGTAGTAGTGGTCATTTCAATAATAACTATTTTATCTACGGTTACAACCATAGGATACAAATACTACATTAATAAATCAAAGGATGCCTGTGCCTCTTCCAATGGTCAGGTGATCTTTGAGGCCATTGTGTGGACCTATGAAGCTTGTGGCAACAAGCTTGACAGCACTGCCTTAGCAGCTAATATCGATGTCCTTACCGGAATCCCTGTAAGTAATATGATAGTTAATAACCTACAAAAGACTATCAGTATGAATTATGTGTATGAGTCAAAAACCTATAAATTATCAGCAAATCTCTCAAATTACAAGGTGCAAATAGAGGATTTCGAACATGGGCGCAAGATCTATGAAAATTAAAAAAGGCTATACCCTAATAGAACTTATGATTACTATATCTATCCTGACTATCTTATCTATGATGTTTATAAAATACTTCACCACCTATGAAAAGTATAGAAACAAGATCTTGGTTGATCAATGCAATAACTCAATTATGAGCTTTATAAACAGCTGTAAGCAATACTGTTATTATAGAGATACCAGTGGCTACATAAAATTCGATGTTGCGGGAAACAGATTAATTTTTAATGTAGGCACTGATGTAAAAAGGATACTCAATGTACCTAAAGGTTTAAAATTATATAGTATTAATGTAAGTAACGGCGATGCAAAGCTGAATTTTAATAACAAGGGGTTTACGTCGGATGCATGTACTATGTCCTTCGTGGACTTGGAGAATAAAATACATGAAATAACAATAAGTGTGGGTACGTCATATGTTGAAATTAAAAATTAAAAAAGGCTATACCCTTTTAGAGAGCTTGATAGCCTTAAGTATGATTACAATTATAGTGTTTTGTGGCTTGTCCCTGCACCTCTTAAAGGTTAAGCAAAAAAACTACAACACTGCACTAAGTATGTATTTAAACTGTATTGAAACTACCGCAACCAGTCTGCTGTCAAATTGCAGTTATAACGAATTAGCAGCATGCATAGGTTCTGAACCTATGTATATTGCAGATGAGAACATTAACCCCAATACTTTGAGCAGGAATAATATACTTACATTATTAAAGTCCTCACCGGGCAGTGGAGGTAAAAACATAAAAATTACAGCTGTATCAGAAAGTGGTGTAATTACTATTTCACTTCAGCTCAGTTACTTGATTAATGGAAAGTTAGAGGTTTTAAGCCATGAAATTTATAAGGGAAACTATAATTAGTAGAAGCAGGGGAGGTAGCACCTTGATTGAACTTATTACTTCCCTTTCTATAATTAGTATACTGGCTGCCGCTGTACTTTCAGCCTTTATATTTTTTTCAAAGGACTTTAACAGGGCTGTAATTGAAAGCAGGGAAGAGTTTTATATAGGTGAGGCATTTAGGTATATAGAAAGTGAAGTATGTAATGGCAATAGCGAAGTCCATTTCTATCCAAGTTATATAAGGATGAAGAGGTATTTGGAAGTGCCTGCATATGAGGAGATAGATTATATCAAGAGGGAAGGAGAAAAGCTGGTGATAGAGCACACTAAAAGAGGTTATGTAGAAGCTACCAATGTTTTTCTGAGAAAGGTTAGCAATTTTGCGGTTAATATGTATGAAGGGGTTGTGATAATTGAAATTACCACTGATAGGGGGGAAAAGTTTTCAAAATGCATAAATACTCAGTACATAAGATGAAGGATGGCAATGCGGCAATTTATGTGCTTTTGGTTGGCACGCTGATTCTGTTAACGGCTATAGTAGGCTTTAAATTTCAAATTGATAGGTATAAGGACCTGCAGTACAAAAGGCAGATGCTTGAGACCACAAGCACCATTAATTTTATAAAAGAGAAGATATTTAGTGATTTTTATGGACAATTAAAAGCTAAGACCACTATTACTGACAGAGAAAGCATCCTACAATGCTTGAGGAATGATAACAGCTGGGTTAATTTCCGACATGGGGACACTACCTTGACCTTTAACGAAGGTAAAGACCTATTAACACTTACATATCCCTATAATAGTATTAAGAACTGCACTGAGTACTATAGCATATATCCTACAAGTACCGGAGTAAAATTTAATTTGGTTCATAGTAAGTTTACAAAGAGGTAAAATATATGAGCTTTAAAAAAGTGATCAAAATATATAACAGCAACATAGAAACAATAAAGAGTGAATTGGGAAAAAGATGCAGGGGGTCTTTTGTATTTATCTATTATGAAGAAGACATATATATAGATACCTTATATATTCCCGCCACCAAAACCAAGTGGTTGAGCAAAATGATAAAAAATCATATGATCTATAACTTTGATGACATAAGCAAACTTTGCTACAGCTATAATATTTTGAGCAAGAGTTCAAACAAATATAAAATAAGGCTTTATTGTATCAACTCCAAAAAGGAACAACTATTTGAGGCCCTGAACAAGGGTGCGAAAGTAAAGGGTGTGTATTTAATTCAGTTTTGCTACCTCTATTATGTTGAAAAAATACTTAAGAAAAGTGAGTTTGTGTTAATATTTACCAGTGGAGAGTTTACTTATTTGGTATTTTATGCTGGTGGAGGGGTTGAAAGCAGCAGTATATTTAAATTTGCTGACAATGGTAGTGGTAATTTGTTAGATATAATCAAGAAATGTATTGGTTGTGGAGATAAGATAACTACTGATATCAATTTTCCCATAGTGTTCCTCAATTACCATAGCAAAGGCCATATAGAATGCCTGGCAGAACACTTTTCTGTGAAGGATCTTGGAAAAATCAGCGAAGATAAAATAATTAAAAAATATATAGGTGTAATATGATTAAAAAGCACAATTTTATTTCCGAGGAGTATATAAAAAATATTGAAAAAAGAGAAAGCAAGCTCTACTTTTTCTTAATACTTTTGTTGGTTCTTCTGAACATATTTGTACTGCAAGAAGCAGAAAAGAAGCGGTCTGACATAGAGACGGCTAAAAGTAAGCCTGTCTTTAGCAATATAAAAGTTGAGGACAGTAAAAAAAGCAGTAAGCAAGTAAATATAATTGAACTCCGCAGAAAAGTTTATGGATTAGCGGAAGACAATGTCCGCATTTCAAGCTTTGTATATGAAAATAACAGGCTCATTTTAGGAGTGATTGCACAAAGTCCAAAACAATGTATTAGCTTTGTAAAAGACATAGAGGATAAGGGAGCTTTTATAATTGAGAAGCTTTCCCCCATAGAAGCAGTTCAGGAAAACTTTAAACTGAATATTGAACTATCAGTAAAGGGAGCGGAATAAATTAAATGAAAAAGATATGGTACAGTTTTATAAGTGTTCTATTATTTTTTCTGTTGATTATTCAAATTCATGTAATAATAGAACTTGAAGTGGAGAATATAAATGAGCAGCAATATTATAATGAAAAAAATGAAATCGTGGATGTTGTTGAATCTCCTACAGTGCCGCCGGTAAGCCTTTTTGATGTGCTGGAGTCTATTTATACCGAAAATTCAAAATGTAGGGTCTTAAGCTTTTCCCTTGGGGAAGACGGAAGGCATATAGAAGCCGAATTAAGCATGACAGGTACAATTGATGACATTGAACTCATGTTAAACAATTTGCAAAATAGCAGAGGTTTCAAAGAGATAAAAAAATACATAGAGGGTGAAGAGGACGCTAATCGAATATTTGTAACCTTTGAGCTTTGATGCATAAGAGTTAAAAAGTAATATTTTTATCAAAATTTAATAATAATATTTGCAAATAGCTATATATTTTGATAAAATAATCATTGGCTTAATACTATAATAAGGTAGAACTATGTATAGAATGGTATTAATATACCTGAAAAGGTTATAATATTAACGAATTTAATATTTGGAGGGATACTGAATGATTTCAGCAGGAGATTTAAGAAAAGGAACCACTTTTGAGTTAGATGGACAAGTGTATACAGTAATAGACTTTTTACATGTTAAGCCTGGAAAGGGAGCAGCTTTCGTTAGAACAAAGCTAAGAAACGTAATTTCTGGCGGTGTTACAGATAGAACTTTCAACCCAACAGAAAAGTTCCAAGAAGCTGTAATAGAAAGAAAAGAAATGCAATATCTATATTCTGATGGTGAGTTATACTACTTCATGGATCAGGAAACTTTTGAGCAAATTCCTCTTAACTATGAAAAAGTAGAAGATGCTATAAAGTACCTAAAGGAAAACATGTTTGCAATCATAAAATTCTATAAGGGTGAAGCATTCTCAGTAGAAGCTCCAAACTTTGTAGAACTTCAAATAGTTGAAACAGAACCTGGCTTCAAGGGAAATACTGCAACAAATACACTTAAGCCAGCTAAGGTAGAAACCGGTGCAGTTGTTAACGTACCACTGTTTGTTAATGAAGGAGATACAATCAGAATAGATACAAGAACCGGAGAGTACATGGAAAGAGTATAAGGGCTCTGTTTGGCTATGATACTGATGAGGGAGTGTAGATTATGGACTCGATGAAGTCAAAGGTATCCTATTTACAGGGTATGGTAGATGGGCTAGCCATAGACTTAAATAGTAAAGAAGGTAGAATTATTTCTGCCATGCTTAAAGTAATGTATGAAATGGCAGATAAGTTGGATGAGATTGAATATAGACAGGACCATTTGGAAATGTATATCAGTACTTTGGACGATGATTTACAGTACGTAGAAGAGGAATTCTATGGAATTGATGATACTGAAGACTATTTATCTGAGGATAACTTCGTTGAACATCAGTGCCCGCGTTGTGGAGAGATTATATATATAGATAAGGCCATCATTGATAACAATGAAGAAATAGGTTGTCCTAATTGCAGCTATGATCTCATAAGTAACATAAATGAAGGTTCCAATGACTAAATAAGAATATAATTTAAGTAAGAAAATCCTTAAGTAAAAAATACTTAAGGATTTTTTTATTTTGTTTGTAATAAATTTTGCTACTGCTAAATAAAGATTATATATGAAGGGAGGTGAAGAACTACTCTAAAACTTAGTGTTTTTGAGTGAGATGAAACATATGGATACTAATGAAATTTTGTGCATATTACCTCAGAATCTGCAGTTAATCTTAAAGAAACTTCCAAATCTTGATAAGTTACAGGAAATAAGAATTAAAGCCAATAATCCTGTGATTTTGAACCTAGACAATCAGGAATGTATATTAAATTATATTTCCACCATGGAAGATTTAAAGACAATTATGCAGAGGACAAGCAATTATTCACTATATGCTTTTGAAGAAGAGATAAAGCAAGGGTTTATTACTATTAAAGGCGGCCACAGGGTGGGGCTTTGCGGCAAGTGTGTGATGGAAGACAATAAGGTAAAAACAATAAAAAATATAGCTTCAATAAACATCAGAGTATCACGAGAAGTCATTGGCTGTTCCGATAAGATAATGCCTTTTATCATCAATGAAAATAATATTCTAAATACCATAATAATATCTCCACCCAAATGCGGTAAGACAACAATTTTAAGAGATATGGCCAGAAACATATCTACGGGAATGAAGTCCCTGGGCTTATCAGGGAAAAAGGTATGTATCATTGATGAGAGAAGTGAACTGGCGGCTTGTTGTGATGGAGTGCCACAGATGAAGGTAGGTATTCGGACTGATGTCTTTGACAACTGCCTGAAGAGTGAAGGCATTATTATGGCCATAAGAAGCATGTCACCGGAGGTCATAGTATGTGATGAAATTGGTACATATAGGGATATGGAAAGCATATTATCGGCCTTAAGCTGTGGGGTTAATTTGATTTCCACAATACACGGCAATGGCTTAGAGGATTTTTATGGCAGAGTAGTTTTCAAGGATTTAATTAACAATCATGTTTTTAATAGAGCTGTAATACTAAGTAATAGGAATGGAGTAGGTACATTAGAGAAAATCTACGATTTTACAAGAAAAGATTATATTTGGAGGAAACGAGATGATTAAAATCTTTGGTGCGGTACTTATAGTTTTGGCTTCCACCCTGTTGGGTTTTATATTTGCTGAAAATGCCAGGAAGAGGCTAGTACAGCTTAGAGAAATACAAAGTGCCCTGATTCAATTACAAAATGAAATATTTTTTACCAGAACTACACTGCCGGATGCCTGCGATAGCGTTGCCGGTAAAAGCAAGTATCCTATAAATATAATCTTTGAAAGGGTGTCTAAGCAACTAAAAAGCAACGGAAGTAATTCCGTATATGATGCATTTTTATCAGCTTTAAGTGAAGAGGTGGAAGAAAATTGTTTAACAAAGGAAGACAAAGAGATTCTATTGGATTTGGCCAAGGCACTGGGAGAATCGGATCTGGATGGACATAAAAAGGTTTTTAGCCTCAGTGAACATAATTTAAAGACCATAATACAGACGCTGGAAGGAAATGTGGACAAGAATGTTAAGATGTACAGATTCTTAGGCTTTTCTTTGGGGGCGGCTGTGGCAATTATACTAATTTAATGGAGGTATGGTGGGATGTTGGATGTTTCTTTACTTTTTAAGATAGGAGCTA is from Clostridium thermarum and encodes:
- a CDS encoding type II secretion system F family protein, translating into MKTYRYKAIGYDGKISKGEYQCSDSKELIAYLYSKKQHLLDVQTSLNIKGFRLQQKIKLKNLSFFCKQIGTMLEIGIPILEAIKMCCFQLKNGQIYDNCVYILGDLRRGASLYEAMKNAPNGFPEFMLHMVNIGEESGSLAEIFNNLSIYYYKENKLKGKVAATAAYPVCVLTFTIIVAMILLITIVPSMVNMITSMGGEIPLITYIVMALSHFLKVNLPYVLLVTGLLAVLLTYLIKNKRIKISSIVKKIPVYNKVYFKRSNYEFLYGVYLLHSGGSTIVKALEGSAAVLKDDNLRLQISKSVSQIREGESILEALLSVEVIDYTSLSVIKLGEETGKLCEMLGRLLGILEDELNSQIEKALELIQPLAIILVGFIVGIIVISIALPMFSMYNI
- a CDS encoding prepilin-type N-terminal cleavage/methylation domain-containing protein, which codes for MKKGFTLVEVVVVISIITILSTVTTIGYKYYINKSKDACASSNGQVIFEAIVWTYEACGNKLDSTALAANIDVLTGIPVSNMIVNNLQKTISMNYVYESKTYKLSANLSNYKVQIEDFEHGRKIYEN
- a CDS encoding pilus assembly FimT family protein encodes the protein MKIKKGYTLIELMITISILTILSMMFIKYFTTYEKYRNKILVDQCNNSIMSFINSCKQYCYYRDTSGYIKFDVAGNRLIFNVGTDVKRILNVPKGLKLYSINVSNGDAKLNFNNKGFTSDACTMSFVDLENKIHEITISVGTSYVEIKN
- a CDS encoding prepilin-type N-terminal cleavage/methylation domain-containing protein, with amino-acid sequence MLKLKIKKGYTLLESLIALSMITIIVFCGLSLHLLKVKQKNYNTALSMYLNCIETTATSLLSNCSYNELAACIGSEPMYIADENINPNTLSRNNILTLLKSSPGSGGKNIKITAVSESGVITISLQLSYLINGKLEVLSHEIYKGNYN
- a CDS encoding type II secretion system protein gives rise to the protein MKFIRETIISRSRGGSTLIELITSLSIISILAAAVLSAFIFFSKDFNRAVIESREEFYIGEAFRYIESEVCNGNSEVHFYPSYIRMKRYLEVPAYEEIDYIKREGEKLVIEHTKRGYVEATNVFLRKVSNFAVNMYEGVVIIEITTDRGEKFSKCINTQYIR
- the efp gene encoding elongation factor P translates to MISAGDLRKGTTFELDGQVYTVIDFLHVKPGKGAAFVRTKLRNVISGGVTDRTFNPTEKFQEAVIERKEMQYLYSDGELYYFMDQETFEQIPLNYEKVEDAIKYLKENMFAIIKFYKGEAFSVEAPNFVELQIVETEPGFKGNTATNTLKPAKVETGAVVNVPLFVNEGDTIRIDTRTGEYMERV
- a CDS encoding CD1247 N-terminal domain-containing protein, with the translated sequence MDSMKSKVSYLQGMVDGLAIDLNSKEGRIISAMLKVMYEMADKLDEIEYRQDHLEMYISTLDDDLQYVEEEFYGIDDTEDYLSEDNFVEHQCPRCGEIIYIDKAIIDNNEEIGCPNCSYDLISNINEGSND
- the spoIIIAA gene encoding stage III sporulation protein AA yields the protein MKHMDTNEILCILPQNLQLILKKLPNLDKLQEIRIKANNPVILNLDNQECILNYISTMEDLKTIMQRTSNYSLYAFEEEIKQGFITIKGGHRVGLCGKCVMEDNKVKTIKNIASINIRVSREVIGCSDKIMPFIINENNILNTIIISPPKCGKTTILRDMARNISTGMKSLGLSGKKVCIIDERSELAACCDGVPQMKVGIRTDVFDNCLKSEGIIMAIRSMSPEVIVCDEIGTYRDMESILSALSCGVNLISTIHGNGLEDFYGRVVFKDLINNHVFNRAVILSNRNGVGTLEKIYDFTRKDYIWRKRDD
- the spoIIIAB gene encoding stage III sporulation protein SpoIIIAB, whose translation is MIKIFGAVLIVLASTLLGFIFAENARKRLVQLREIQSALIQLQNEIFFTRTTLPDACDSVAGKSKYPINIIFERVSKQLKSNGSNSVYDAFLSALSEEVEENCLTKEDKEILLDLAKALGESDLDGHKKVFSLSEHNLKTIIQTLEGNVDKNVKMYRFLGFSLGAAVAIILI